Part of the Bacteroides acidifaciens genome, AATCGATTTTAATTACTTATATTCGCAGCAAATCACTCAATTACCTGAAACATATACAAGCACAAGAGAATGTTTTTCAAACTTTGCTTGATAAGGGACAGCGTGAATTGGAAATTCGTATATCAACATTGGAAGCCTGTGACCCGAAGGAAATATTATCAGAAGAATTACGGGCAAAAGTGCATGCATTACTAGAGAGTATGCCGGAAAAAACTCGTACTGCTTTCGTCCGCGATCGCTTAGATGGAAAATCCCATAAAGAAATAGCCGAAGAACTGGGCATTAGTGTAAAAGGAGTAGAATATCATATCAGCAGAGCAGTTAAAATACTGCGTGATAATCTAAAAGATTATGCTCCATTCCTTTTCTTTTTCATCTGAAAAAGAAGGAAAATACCTCCTTGCTTGCTATTTTTTTAAGCAATAACAAAAAAAATCACATTTCTTACTAGGGAATTTCTTTAGTGAGTGGTATTCTTAATGAAAGGGGAATAATACCTCTATTCTCATTACTCATAAATTATTTATTGTATGGATAAGGAATTATTATTGAAATATATTGCAGGCAAGGCATCCCAAAAGGAAAAGGAAGACGTTGCTACATGGATTGATGCAGATACAGCCAATCTTAAAGAATTCATTTCTCTTCGTAAGAGTTATGATGCATTCATCTGGCAAGATACAGGTGTATTCTCAAAGAAGACAAAAAAGACAATTTCATTGCATCCTGTTACACAACGAATCTTGCGGATTGCGGCAGTGTTTGTTGTAGCTTTCGGATTAAGTTATGCAATGATACAGGTTCTCCAAAAAGAGGATATAGAAATGCAGACTGTTTATGTGCCAGCCGGACAACGCACATTGGTGACACTTGCTGACGGAACTACAGTATGGGTAAATGGAAAAAGTACATTGACTTTCCCGAGCCATTTTTCTTCCCGTACACGTACTGTGGAACTTGATGGAGAAGCCTATTTTGATGTCCGGAAAAATCCGGAAAAACAGTTTATAGTTTCTACCGCTCACCAGTCTGCTATAAAAGTTCTGGGTACAAGATTCAATGTAAAGGCATACAAAGAAGCAGATGAGGTAATTACTACTTTAGTTGAAGGGAAAGTTAATTTTGAATTCAACAATGCCAGTCAACAACCTCAGTATATTGTGATGGCTCCGGGACAGAAGCTGGTCTATTATTCCCAGAATGGAAAGACGGAGCTCTATACGACTTCCGGAGAGAGAGAACTTTCATGGAAAGATGGCAAAATCATTTTCCGTCAAACGTCATTACGGGATGCACTGGATATCTTGGCAGATAGATACAATGCCGAATTTGTCATACAGGAGAATGTACCTCATGACGACTCATTCTCCGGAACATTTACCAACCGGAATCTGGAACAGGTACTTAACTTTATCAGTGCCTCTTCAAAAGTTCGTTGGCGTTATCTGAACAATAATGCAGATGCCGGTAAAGAGAAAATAAAGATAGAGATATTTATTTAGTACTAAAAGATAAAAACCTTAATTCCCCAAAACTTATTGCCATGAAAAACAAAGATCCTTAGCAACCCCAAAAAATACGGGATGATATTGGCCGTATCTTCCCGTATGAGCTTCAGTAATTGTGAACCTACTTGTTTCCCGACAAGTATAACTACCAATTTTCTAATTAAACTCGTTACAAATTTATGCAAAATTATTGTATCGTCCAATTTCTTGGAGGATTAAAGTCTCTTAGACGAACCTTAAAGGAAATATCATTGGCTATGAAATTACTATTTATACTCCTAATTTGTTCAGCCGGACTAGCGTATGCATCAGATGGATATGCGCAAAAAACTTCTATCACTTTACGGGTTAACGATTGTACTGTAGAAGAAGTGCTGCACAAGATTGAACGTGAATCTGGATTCAGCTTTTTTATAAATAGCAAGAATCTTAACCTTAATCGCCGGGTATCGGTTTCTGCTTCCGAGAAGAATATTTTTCAGGTGTTGG contains:
- a CDS encoding RNA polymerase sigma-70 factor, which gives rise to MAQINFNSIYTAYYRKAFLFTLSYVHNDLVAEDIVSEAIIHLWELSKEREIPNVESILITYIRSKSLNYLKHIQAQENVFQTLLDKGQRELEIRISTLEACDPKEILSEELRAKVHALLESMPEKTRTAFVRDRLDGKSHKEIAEELGISVKGVEYHISRAVKILRDNLKDYAPFLFFFI
- a CDS encoding FecR family protein, which produces MDKELLLKYIAGKASQKEKEDVATWIDADTANLKEFISLRKSYDAFIWQDTGVFSKKTKKTISLHPVTQRILRIAAVFVVAFGLSYAMIQVLQKEDIEMQTVYVPAGQRTLVTLADGTTVWVNGKSTLTFPSHFSSRTRTVELDGEAYFDVRKNPEKQFIVSTAHQSAIKVLGTRFNVKAYKEADEVITTLVEGKVNFEFNNASQQPQYIVMAPGQKLVYYSQNGKTELYTTSGERELSWKDGKIIFRQTSLRDALDILADRYNAEFVIQENVPHDDSFSGTFTNRNLEQVLNFISASSKVRWRYLNNNADAGKEKIKIEIFI